The Plasmodium reichenowi strain SY57 chromosome Unknown, whole genome shotgun sequence genome window below encodes:
- a CDS encoding reticulocyte binding protein 2b → MKTTLFCSISFCNIIFFFL, encoded by the coding sequence atgaaGACCACACTATTTTGTAGCATATctttttgtaatattatatttttcttcttag